The Rubrobacter tropicus nucleotide sequence CCCGAAAAATCTCACCTCGTGAGGGCCGACCTCGTCTCCGGCATCCTGCCCGTCAGGGCCGATGGACGCATGCTGTTGCTGCAGCGTCCGGCGGGGACCTGGGAGCCGCCGGCGGGGCGGTTGAGCACCGGCGAGACCTTCGAGACGGGCGCGGTGCGGGAGCTGTACGAGGAGACCGGGATGCTCGTCGCCCCGCAGCGCATCCTGGCGACCTGGGTCGGCGAGGCCCCGAGCGGCGGCGCCCTGGCCGCCGTGACGTTTATCGGACGGGCCGAGGGGGATGAGGTGAGGCTCTCCCACGAGCACCTGGATCACAGGTGGGTCACCCTCGACGAGTGGCTCGGTCTGCCGAGCTGGTGGAGCCCCGAAAACGTCCGCCGCGTGGCCGGACCCCTGGAGGCGCTTCGCGAGGCGCCCCTGCCCAAACCGGCGGTGCCCGTGGGCGGGGGCGACAGCGGCGTCGTAAACGCCGTCCTTGGCGCGGGGGTGGTGATCACGGACCTCGAAGAGCCCCGGCCGCGGGCCCTGCTCATGCGCCGCCGGAAGCCGCCCGTCGGGCTGTGGGAGAACCCCGGCGGGGTGCTCGAGCCCGGCGAGGACTTCGAGGCCTGCGCCCGCCGCGAGGCCGGGGAAGAGACGGGCCTCAAGGTCGAAGGCCCTCTGCGGCCGTGGTGGACGCGGGTCGAGCCCTGGAAGGCACCGGACGATACCGAGCTGTACGCCGGGGTCGGTTTCCTCGCCCGTCATCCCGGCGGCGAGGTAGAGCTCGAAGGCGCCGCCCACGACGCCCATCTCTGGGCCACCGAGGAGGAGTGGCGGGGCCTGCGCACCTGGTACACGGAGGAGGACTCGGACCGTCTGTGGGCGGAGATCCGGGAGTTGCACAGATGACCGGGCCGTGGGACCCGAAGGAAGGGGGAGCGAAGCCCCACGGAGACGAGAAGTCCGGGCCGGCACGGGTAGTCGGGATAGGGTTGCTGGCGTTCGCCGTCCTGATGTGGATCTCGGCCCCCGCCGTGTTGCTCCTTCCGCTCTCGGGCGGTCAGAAGCTCTGGATGGGCACGGCCCTTCTCGTGGCAGGGGAGGTGGCGTTCTGGGTTTCAGCCTTCGTTCTCGGGCGGGAGGTGTTCCGCCGGTACCGGGGGCGCCTCGACCCGCGCCGGCTCTGGGGGCGGGGTTGAACGAGTTCGACGTTATACGCAAGCTCTCTGGCCTCCTCCCGCCCGCGCCCCCCGAAGTTTTGGTGCCCATCGGGGACGATTGCGCGGTGCTCGAGATCGGGGGCAGGAAATGGGCCGCCGCCTCCGACATGCTCGTCTCGGGCCGCCACTTCGAGGGATGGGCGACCCCGGTCGACGTCGGATACAAGGCGGTGGCCGTCAACGTCTCGGACGTGGCGGCGATGGGCGGGACCCCGCGTTTCGTCCTGGTCTCCGGCGCCGTTCCCGACCCCGAGACGGCCCTCGGCGTCTTCGAGGGGGTGGCGGAGGCGTGCGGGGAGTTCGGCGTCTACCCGATAGGGGGCGACACCACGGGCGCCGAAGCCCTCACCGTGGACGTCGCCATCCTCGGTGAGCTGGAAGCGGATCCAGTCTTGCGCTCCGGGGCGAGGCCGGGCGACCTGCTCGCCGTCACCGGGGAGCTCGGCGCCTCGGCGGCCGGTCTCCTCGCGTTCGAGGACGGGGTGGACGGTTTCGGGCGTCTGAAAAGCAGGCACCTGCGGCCCCAGCCGAGGGTCGAGGTCGGCCGGGCGGCGGCGCGGCTCGGGGTGGGGGCCATGATCGACCTCTCAGACGGCCTCGCCTCCGACGTCCGCCACGTCTGCGAGAAGAGCGGGGTGGGCTGCAGCCTCGACCTCGACCTCCTCCCCGTCTCGGACGACACCCGAAAGCTCGCGACGGCCCTGGGGCGTGACCCCCTGACGCTCGCCGCCACCGGCGGGGAAGACTACGAGCTCCTCATCTCCGCGCCCGAACGCGTCCTCGAAATCCTCGCCGGAAGCGTCCCCGTTCCGGTGACCGTCGTTGGGGAAATGAGGGGCTCCGGTGCCGAGTTCCGGCGCGGCGGGCAGGTGGTGGGCGACCTTTCCGGCTGGGACCACTTCGTCTGAGCTTCCGGCTCGCCCATCCGGGTCGCAGAGAGGATTGTTCGACGCCCATATGGGTATCGAGAAGGCAAGTCGAAGAGAGGAGGGCTTGTGCCGTACAAGATGATCACGCAACTGCCCGACGGCGTGAAGAACAACCTGCCCAAGCACGCGCAGGAGATCTACAAGGAGGCGTTCAACTCGGCCGAAGAGCAGTACGGTGAGGAGGGCCGCGCCCACCGCGTGGCCTGGGGCGCCGTCGAGCAGAAGTACGAGAAGAACGACAAGGGCAACTGGGTCCAGAAGTAGCCTGTAGAGCGGGCTGCGGACGCGTCACCTTCGCGACCCGCTCCGTCAGCTACCGGCCATCGGCTCCTCGCCCTTGCTGAAAGCCGACCGCTGAAAGCAGACCGCTTTCAGCTACCTCTTCGCGGCCACTTCCGAACCCCCCGTTTCCTTGACGGGCTCGCGACCCGCGTAGGCTTCGCGCAGGATCGGGAAGCTCTTCTTCTTGCGTTCGTGGAAGGCGGGGTCCTCCCAATCGTCCCAGAAGTAGTCGAGGCGCTGGACCTCCTCCTCGCCCGTCTCTCCGGCGGGACGAAGCGAAGGGTAGATGCGCAGGCCCGGTACTTCCGTGGCCCGCAGGCCGCCGGCCTTGAAGGGGTAGTCGAGGACGCGGAGGCTGCTCGGGTCGGTGAAGCCCATGAGCATCCAGGGGATGCGCACCTCTAGCACGTCGCCCTTCGCCTGCCAGTCGGCCAGGTTGTCGAACTCGGGGCTCGACGGGTCCGTGATGCCCTCGGTCATCCTGCCGACCTCCACGTCGTCGAAGGGGATCTTCTCCTTCGTCTGGGGCAGGAAGATGGGGCGGCTGAGGGCCAGCTTCCAGGGCAGGAAGTCGCCCGCGGCTGGGTCCCGGCTCGCGTCGGGAAGGGGCAGGTAGTCGTCCGAGTTGTAGGCCCACTGGTAGGTGAACTGGTCGTAGCCGCTGTTGACGAGCATCCGGGAGTCGTCTTCTCCCTTCATCCTGAGGAGGGTCTGGATGCCGCCGTCGGGGAAGGTGAGGCCGGGTGCCGCGTCGGCGGTCTCGGCCCCCTCTCCAAGCGTGCCGAAACCGACGTCGAGCTCGTCCCGCGTGAAGTCCCAGTCGCCCCGTTTCTTGTCGAAGCGGAGGTAGAGGTAGGCCGCGTCGTGGGAGACGCTCATGTCGAATTCGTCGTGCTCCTGCTCCTCCACGCCCGAGGCCTGGCCGCTTATGCGGTCGGAGAGCCAGTCCACGGTGTCGCCTATGCCGTCGGGGCCGCCCGAGATGCGTTCCCAGTCGTCCGTCTCGCCGTCTACGTGGATCGTCTCTTCCTCGCTCTCGCCGGACTCCGATGAGATCACGCCGAACTGTTCCTCGTTTGTGAGGCGGTTGCGCCACCTGTCCCTGCGGTCCGTCGGCAGCTCCAGCTCCAGCGTGTTCCAGGTAAATTTGAACCACTCGTCCGTCCAGGCGAAGAGGGCCGAGCCGTCCAGACCCTCGTCCCTCATCACCTCGCGCATCCCCGAGACCATCTCGCCCTGCTCCTGCTCCGTGTGGTAACCCTGGTCGCGACCAAGCGGCCCGCGGTGGGCCATGCCGCGCGAGGTCGGCAGCCCGAACTCCCCGATAAAGAGCGGGATGCCCTCGTGGTGGGCGCGCAGCTCGTTCAGGTAACCGGCGTAGGGGTCTTTCTCGCCCTCCTCGTTGGTGTAAGACGTGTACTTCGGCTCGAAACGCATGAAGTCCGGGTAGTACGGATAGACGTGGTACTGGGAGAAGTAGCCGGCCTTCCACGCCGGTGTCGGCTCGACGTGCATCGGGTCCACGGGGACGAGGTCCTCCTGCTCGTTCGCCTCGTTGGGATGGTTGAGGGGGTCCGTGGTCGGCCAGTTGGTGAAGGAGGCCGGGTGCTGCCAGCCGTACTCCATCTCCTCCTCGGCCAAAGTGTCGAGCATCCAGGCCAGCCAGCTCTCGAAGGGCCTGGCGTCGTCGGTGGCGCGGAAGTACTCGCCCGAGTAGGGTTCCATGCCGGCGTTCGCCTCGTTCGTCTCCTTGACGGCGTAGGGGAACCACTCCGTGCCGACCATCCACCCGAGCATGTACTCGGAGATGTCGGACCTGAACCGGCCGCTGGCGTGGCCGGTTCTCTCCGGGAGGTCGGCGTCGCCGTGGACTACGCGGACGGCGTCCCGGATCTCGGCCCGGAAGTCCTTCGTGATGTGGCCCTTGTAGGCGTCGTGGCCCTGTTCGTCCTCCCCGATCAACTCCTCCTCCGGCGACCAGACGCCGTGGATCACCCACAAAGGGTCCTCCCTGTCGGCGTTGAAGTCGGCCAGGGCGTCGTAGAATTCGGGGTTGAGGATGGTGTAGACCCGCACCACGTCCACGTTCATCTCTTTCATCTGGGGGAACCAACGCATGTAGTCCTCCCTCGTCGGCGCCAGCTCGCCCGGCGAGTGGCCCGGGAGCGAGGCACCCATGTTCATGCCGTCCCAGTACCGGGACTCCCAGCCCTTCCCGTCGTAGACGGCGAGGTTGGCGTCCTTGACGGTCGAGACTTGCTTGATCCCGTCCACCTCCGAGACGGGTCTCTCTACCTCGCCCCAGCCCAGGATCACGACGACGGCCGCGACGGCCGCCACGAGCACGGCGATCAAAGCAAGCAGGCGTGCGAGACGGGCGCCCAGCCCGGATCTCCTCCTCGTCTCGTAATGTTGGTACACGTTCCCCCTTTAAAGATTGCGTCTAGTTGGCGCTACTCGGACCGCCGGGTGGGCTCGCGCACGGTCTCGGGCGCCGTTTCGGCCCGCTTCTCGTCCTTGCCGGGCGTGTATTTTATCCCGCCGTCGGCCTCCCCCTCGTCAAAGCCTTTACGCTCCATCGCCCCCCACTCGGTGTTCTTGCGGGCGAACGAGACGATGGCGAGGGCGCGCCAGAGCGTGTTGATCTGACGGTATCCGAAGTTCTCTAGTATCCCGTAGAAGGTGAGCTTCAGGAGGTCCCGCCACCTGGGGTAGCGCTCCAGGCGCAGCTCCTCCAGAAAGACGGCGGCCGTGGAGAGCAGGACGCCGAGGCCGATCGCCGCCAGGAAGAACGCGATGGCGAAAGGCAGGTTGATGACGCCGAGGAAGAGGCCCGCCGCGAAGGCCACGTAGCCGGCCAGCTCGACCACGGGCCCCAGAAACTCGAACAGAAAGAAGTAGGGCATCCCGAGTACGCCGACCGCCCCGTAGCGGGGATTGAAGAGCATCTTGCGGTGCCGGAAGAGCGTGTCTATGAGGCCTCGGTGCCAGCGGTTCCTCTGGCGGCCGAGGACGCGCAAGGATTCGGGGACCTCCGTCCAGGCGACCGGGTCGGGGACGAAGGAGATCTTGTACATCCGGTCGTTCTCGCGCAGGACGCGGTGCATGCGGGTGACGAGCTCCATGTCCTCGCCCACGGTGTCCGAGGCGTAGCCGCCCGCGGCGATGACGTCCCTGCGGCGGAACATCCCGAAGGCGCCCGAGATGATGAGCAGGCAGTTGAGCCTGCTCCATGCCGTCCTCACCGCTATAAAGGCCCTCAAGTACTCCACTATCTGGAAGTTCGGCAGCGCCTTGCGCGGCGTCTTCGGCTCGATGATGCGGCCCTTCTCGAAGCGGGAGCCGTTGGCCACCCGCACGATGCCGCCGACGGCGGCGACCGAGCCCGACTCGACGAGGGGACGGGCGATCCTCAGCAGGGCGTCCTCCTCCAGGATGATGTCCGCGTCCATGCAGCAGACCAGCGGGTACTGGGCGGCGCAGATGCCGGCGTTCAGGGCGTCGGACTTGCCGCCGTTGGCCTTGTCCACGACGACGAGCCGCTCCGTGGGCGAGGCGTAGACGCCCGTTATCTCGGCCGTCTCAAGTTGCAGGCGCACGGGCTGGTCCGACTCGTGCAGGTCGAACTCCCGGATCAGGACGTTCAGGGTCTCGTCTTTGGAGCCGTCGTTTACGACCACGACCTCGTGGAGCGGGTAGTGGAGGGTCAGAAAAGAGCGGACGCTGTCCACGATCGTCGCCTCCTCGTTGTAGGCCGGGACGACGATGGTGGCGGGCGGGGCGTAGTTGGAGGCGAACAGCTCCGAGAGGCCCGAGAAGACGTCGCGGCGGACGTAATCCGCGATCTCGGCGAAGGAGATCGCGTACAGGACCAGATACACGGCGTTTATGACCAGAAAATAGGTCAGAACGAAGTAGTTGGCGTAGACGACGAAGTCCCCGAGGGTCATGGTCTCACCTTGATGAGCGACTCCCTGATGTGCGCGTACGCCTGTTTGGCCCGCCTCCGCAAGCCCCCCGACAGGGCCACCACGGACATGGCGGTGATGGAGACGGCGATGACAGAGACGACGATGCGCTTCTTCCCCCTCTCGACAGACTCCGGGGTCCGACGGACGTCCGTCTGGACAACATCGCGCGCCGCGCCGCCTGATACGGCTACCAGAGGGGTGTTCTCGCGGACGACCAGAGACGATCCGGAGGACCCGCCGGGGTGCGGAGTCGAGGGGCCCGCCTTCCCGGGCAGAGCCTTCTGGAGGCTTACTACGTCTCCGACCTCGCTGGTCTCAGCAGCAGGCCTTCTATCGAGTCGGGGGAGATCCGGGCCGGGCAGACCGTCCGGCGTTTCCGTCGTTACGTCCGGTGGGGGGACGGTGGGCCCTTGTTCAGCGCCTTCGCCCTGGCCATTCAGTATCCGGTTCAACTCCAGGCGAGTCTCTCCCTCCGGCATCGTCTCCGCGAGCCTTCCGAGGTAACGGGTTGCGCCCGCGCGGGTCATGGCCCGGATCATACGCCGCGCGTTCTCGCCCCGCTCGCCCGGCTGGTCGAGGGCTTCAGCGGCCCGCCGGATGACGCCCCGCGCCTCCAGCGAGCTCGCGGCCCTGTCGCGCGCGAAGCGGTCCTCGCCCTCGAGCACGCTGACGAGGGCCGCCTCGCCGGCGGGACCCATGTTGGAGAGGGCCCGGCTGGCGTTCAGGCGGACCCACCATTCCTGGTCAAGGGTGAGCCTCCGGAGGGCCGGGATGGTCGAGGCCTCCCCGATCCTCTCCAGGGCGTTGGCGGCCTGCGCCCGCACGGGCCACTCCTCGCTCTCGGAGGCCTTTACGAGTACGGGGACGTCCTCCGGGTCGCCGATCTTGCCGAGCGCGAGCGTGGCCTGGGCCTTGAGGTCGATCGGGACCTCATCGTCCGGGCCGGTGAGCGTCTCGCGCAGCGCCGGCCTGGCGTCGGCGGCGCGCAGGTTGCCTAGCACCCTGGCGGCTAGCACGCGCGCCCTGGGGTTGCCGGCGTCGAGGGTCTCGACCAAAGAGGCCGTCGCCACGGCTCCTATCCTCTCCAGGTTCTCGGCCATGCGCAGGCGGGTCAGCTCCGAGGGGTCGTTAAGGGTCTGCGACAAAGACGCCGCCGCCTCCGGCGTCCCGATCCTGGCAAGGGCCCTGGCGGCGACGGCCCTGACGGTCTCGTCCTCGTAAGAGAGGAGCTGCGTTATCTGCGGGACCGCCTCGGGCCCGCCGAGGTAGCCGAGGCCCTCGGCGGCCTGGGCCTTTCTCCAGCGGTTGCGCGAGCGCAGACGCCAGAAGAACCTCCTCACGAGGCCCGCCTCCCGCGCCAGCTCGATCAGCCTCTCCCGCTGCGAGCCTGTCAGGAGCGTGAGGTACTCGATGAGCCTCGCCGCGAGAAGGTCCATATCCCGCCCCTTGAGGTTCAGCAGCTCCGGGTCGGCCCGCCCCGTCAGGAGCGACTCGTCCAGGGCTGCTTCGAGCGTGGCCGCCCTCGCCTCGAGGCCGCGCTGCTTGACGGTCCTGCTCATCTTTACCCCGAGGGTCAGCAGGACCATCAGGACGTTCAAGACGCCCATGACCGCAATAGTCCACAACATAACCGTCACGTTTTTCGCCTCACCCCCACTCTTCTCAAGACTTTTAGTATCTTATCGCGTGGGTAATCATTACAAGTAGGCTTACGCACTCGGCGAGGTGACGGATCTGTTGGACACAAACGGGATAAAGATCCTGGCGGCGGACGACGATCGCATCGTGCGGCGGATCGTGGTCGCGAAGCTGACGGGCCTGGGCTACGACGTGACCGAGGCCCAGGACGGGCAGGAAGCGCTGGACATCCTGGAGAGCGGGAACATACCCGACCTCCTGATCACGGACAGCCTCATGCCCCGCGTCGGCGGCCTGGAGCTGGTCCGCAACGTGAGGAAGAGCCAGAACGCCGCCGTTGCCTCGTTGCCGGTCATCATGCTGACCTCCCGCCAGGGCGAACGGGACATAATAGAGGGCCTCGAAACCGGCCTCGACGACTACGTGACCAAGCCCTTCTCCCCCGACGAACTCGCCGCCCGCGTCCGTACCGCCCTCTGGCGCGCGAGACGCTAGCGCGCTCCGGCTTCGCCTCCGCGCGGCACGCCCCCTTCGGGGGCTTTCAGCCCGGCGCTGCGCGCCTCTCAGCACGCTTCGGCCTGTCAGCAAAAAGAAGTGCTGACAGGCTGACCAGCTATTCACCCGTCGAGACGCGGTTTCGGCCGGCTCTCTTGGCGGCGTACAGGGCGGCGTCGGCCTCTTTGAGCAGGTCGTCGGGGGCGCCTGCGGAGGAGAAGGCGGCGACGCCGGCGCTGATGGTTACGACGTTGCCCGGGGGGTTCGATTCGTGCGGGATGCCGAGGTCCTCTACCGTGTGGCGCAGGCGGTCGGCTATACCGACGGCCATCTCCACGGACTGTTCGGGGAGGACGATCAGGAACTCTTCCCCGCCGTAGCGGTAGGCTGTGTCCCCGCCGCGCAGGCTGGCGGAGATCGTCTGTGAGACTTTCTGGAGGGCGTCGTCGCCGGCGAGGTGCCCGTAGCGGTCGTTGTAGGCCTTAAAGAAATCGACGTCGCAGAGGACCACCGCGTAGTCGTGGCCGTACCGTTCCGCCCGGCTCTGGAGAACTTCGAGGTCCTCGCGCATGCGCAGGCGGTTGCCAAGACGGGTAAGCGGGTCCTGCCTGGACTGTTCGAAGAGCATCCGGTTCAGATTCTCCAACTCGTCGTTCTGGAAGGCGAGTTTCCGGTGCAACTCGGTCACGCGGTCGGCCGAGATCAGGCGCATCCCCAGCTCGTCGCGGTCGAGCGGCTTGGAGAGGTAGTCGTCCGCCCCGGCTTCGAGGCCCATTAGCAGGTGGTCCCTGTCGCCGAGCGCCGTGAGGAAGATGAAGTAGGTGTACGCGCGGCCCCGGGCGCCGCGTTCCTCTTCCCGGATCATCCGGCAGAGCTCCAGACCGTCGACGTCCGGCATCATCCAGTCGCTTATGATGACGTCGACGCAGGGCTGTGCGCAGAAGGTCTCCCACGCCGACCTTCCGTCTTCGGCGACGAGGCACTCGTGGCCGAGCTTCTCGACGGCGCGTTTGAGGATGGTGCGGGAGACCGCATCGTCTTCGGCAACGAGTATCTTCAAGAGGCGTTCTTCTCCTTCTCTTCTTTCAGGGCCGGCACCACGTGCCCGAGCTCTTCTTCCAATCGGTCGATCAAACCGGGCACGGCATCCCGGTCGCCGGTGGCCCCGGCGGCCTGCAACCGGGAGGCGAGCTGGCTCATTCGCCGGGCCCCCATGTTGGCGGCGCTCCCTTTGAGGGCGTGCGCCGCCAGCTCCACGGCCGAGTCCTCACCCTTCCCGGCCGCCCGCTTCAGGTCGCGGAGGTGTTCGGACGCGTTCTCGAGGAACATCTCTATCAGCTCGGAAAAGAACTCCGGGTCGCCGAGCTCGTGCAGGACCTTCAGTACGTCCGGGTCGAGGGGCGTCTGCTCCGACGCCGGTGAGCCTTCGGGGTCTCCGGCGCCGGACGCCGCCCCCGAGGTTGCCTCCGGCGTATCTTCCACTACCCAACGGGCCAGCACCGCCGCGAGCTCCTCTGCCCCGACGGGCTTGGAGAGGTAGTCGTCCATGCCGGCCTCGATGGCCTTCTCGCGGTCGCCCACCATCGCGTTGGCGGTCATGGCGAGGATCGGGACGCGCCGGCCGTCGCCGGCCTCGCGCTCGCGGCGGCGTATCGTGGCCGTCGCCTCGTAGCCGTCCATCTCGGGCATCTGCACGTCCATCAGCACGGCGGCGTAGGAGGCTTCGGGATCGGCGTGGGAGATGGCCTCGACGGCCTCGCAGCCGTTTCGGGCGACGTCCACGCGGTAGCCGATGTTCTCCAGCATCCTGACGGCGACCTTCTGGTTCACGGGGTTGTCCTCGGCGAGGAGGAGGCGGGCGCGGTTGCCGGTCCTCTCTTCGCGCAGGGTGTGGCGGGTGACGAGCCGGGCCTCCTTCTGGTCGGGCTCCCGGACGCCGCCCATGACGGCGGCCAAGGCGCCGTGGAGGTCGGACTGGCGGACGGGCTTGGTCAGGTAAGCGTGTATGCCCGCGTCCCTGGCCTCCTCCCCGTCGCCGCGCTGGCCCACGGAGGTCAGGAGGATCAACCTGGTGGGGGAGAGGGTCGGGTCTTCCTTTATCTTCCGGGCGAGCTCCATCCCGTCCATGCCGGGCATCTGCATGTCGAGGATGGCAAGGTCGTAGGAGTCTCCGCGTCCGGCCGCGCCGCGCAACTCCTTGAGGGCGTCCGGCCCGTCCGCCGAGCTTGCGGACTCCACGCCCCAGGATGAGAGCTGGCGGGCGAGGATGCTCCTGTTGGTGGCGTTGTCGTCCACGACCAGGGCGCGCAGGCCGTGGAGGTCGGCGCGGGGCTTCGTGGCCTGCGCGCCGGCCGGCTGTCTTCGCAGGGGCAGGAAGAAGCAGAAGGTGGAGCCCACCCCCGGCTCGCTCTCGACGCCTATCTCGCCCCCCATGAGCTCCACGAGTTGCTTGCTTATGGCCAGGCCGAGGCCCGTGCCCCCGTAGCGGCGGGTGGTGGAGGCGTCGGCCTGGGAGAACGACTCGAAGACGCCCCGCTGCTGCTCCGGCGCCATGCCGATGCCCGTGTCCCGGATCGAGACGCGCACCCCTATTCTGTCAGCCTCGTCGGGGGAGTCTCCGGACCTCTCCACGCGCAGGACGACCTCGCCCTTCTCGGTGAACTTCACGGCGTTGCTCACCAGGTTCGAGAGTACCTGCTTTATGCGTCCGGGGTCGCCGCGAAGGGCCGTGGGGACGTCGTACTCGACCAGGCTGGCGAGTTCCAGGCCCTTGCTGTGGGCCCGGCCTGCGAAGAGGGCCATCACGTCCTCCACCGCCGCGCGCAGGTCGAAATCTATCGTCTCCAGGCGCATCTGGCCGGCCTCGATCTTCGAGAAGTCCAGGATGTCGTTGATGATCGCCAGCAGGTTCTCCCCCGAGAGGCGCACGGTCTCGACGAACTCCTGCTGCTCCGGCGAGAGCGGCGTATCCAGCAACAGCTCGGTCATGCCTATGACGCCGTTCATGGGGGTGCGTATCTCGTGGGACATGTTCGCCAGAAACTCGCTCTTGGCCCGGTTCGCCGCCTCGGCCGCCTCGCGGGCCTCGCGCAGTTCTTCCTCGGCCCGCGCGCGCTCGGTGACGTCAAGCATCGAGCCGATCATGCGCGTCGGCGCGCCCCCCCGGTCGCGCACGACGTAGCCGCGGTCCACGACCGAGGCGAACGTGCCGTCCTTGCGGCCGAAGCGGTACTCGTCGGTCCAGGCGTCCGTGCCGGAGGCGAGGACCGACTCCAGCCCCGAGAGAACCCGTTCCCTGTCTTCCGGGTGGATCCGCTCCTCCCACCACGAGCCGTCGTTCGGGATCTCCTCCAGGGCGTAGCCGAACATCTCCTCCACGGCGCCGTCCCACGTCTGCGTGCCGGTCTTGAGGTCGTTGTCCCAGATCGCCTCGTTGGTGGCGCGGGAGACCAGCCGGTAGCGCTCCTCGCTCTCTCGCAGGGCCCGCTCTGACTGTTTGCGATCCGTGATATCGCGCACGAGCCCTATGAACAGCGTGTCGTCGCCCCGCTCGGTCCTGGAAAGCGAAACCTCGACCGGGAACTCGGAGCCGTCTTTGCGACGGGCCGTGGTCTCCATGGGGTGCTCGAAGACCGTCAGATCCGGCTCCGTCCAGAGGACGTGCAGGTTGCCCGCTATCTCCTCGCGCGCGCCCTCGGGCAGCAGCAGGGTGAGGGAGTTACCAACTACCTCGTCGGCCGGATAACCGAAGATACGCTCGGCCGCCGGGTTGAAGGAGAGGATCTTCGCGTCCCGGCCGAACGAGACGATGGCGTCGGAGGCCGTCTCGACCAGCGCCCGGTTGCGCGCCTCGCTCTCTTCGAGAGACCGGGTGGACCGGGAGCGCTCGATCGCGCGCCCGAGCTGGGTGCCGACCTGGGTCATGAGCTCGAGCACCCCCTCGTCCGGTTCGGTGATCTCCGTGGAGAAAAACTCCAGCACGGCGGTCACCTCGCGGCCCGCCAGCACCGGGAAGGCGAACCCTGCCCTGATGCCGCTCTCCCGCGCCTGCTCGTACCTCGGCAACGACTCATCCGCTTCCAAATCCGAGATCCAGACCGGCTCCCCGCTCTCGAGGACCCGCCCCGGCAGGCCAATGCCCGCCTCGAAGCGCGTCGCCCGGGTCGCCCCGTGAAAGGCTTCGAACCGCCCCGGGTCGTCGTCGTGCCACAGGTCGGTCGGGACGAGCTGCGCGTGGTTCCCGTCGCGCAGGTGTAT carries:
- a CDS encoding ChaB family protein, producing MPYKMITQLPDGVKNNLPKHAQEIYKEAFNSAEEQYGEEGRAHRVAWGAVEQKYEKNDKGNWVQK
- the thiL gene encoding thiamine-phosphate kinase; this translates as MNEFDVIRKLSGLLPPAPPEVLVPIGDDCAVLEIGGRKWAAASDMLVSGRHFEGWATPVDVGYKAVAVNVSDVAAMGGTPRFVLVSGAVPDPETALGVFEGVAEACGEFGVYPIGGDTTGAEALTVDVAILGELEADPVLRSGARPGDLLAVTGELGASAAGLLAFEDGVDGFGRLKSRHLRPQPRVEVGRAAARLGVGAMIDLSDGLASDVRHVCEKSGVGCSLDLDLLPVSDDTRKLATALGRDPLTLAATGGEDYELLISAPERVLEILAGSVPVPVTVVGEMRGSGAEFRRGGQVVGDLSGWDHFV
- a CDS encoding glycosyltransferase family 2 protein; the encoded protein is MTLGDFVVYANYFVLTYFLVINAVYLVLYAISFAEIADYVRRDVFSGLSELFASNYAPPATIVVPAYNEEATIVDSVRSFLTLHYPLHEVVVVNDGSKDETLNVLIREFDLHESDQPVRLQLETAEITGVYASPTERLVVVDKANGGKSDALNAGICAAQYPLVCCMDADIILEEDALLRIARPLVESGSVAAVGGIVRVANGSRFEKGRIIEPKTPRKALPNFQIVEYLRAFIAVRTAWSRLNCLLIISGAFGMFRRRDVIAAGGYASDTVGEDMELVTRMHRVLRENDRMYKISFVPDPVAWTEVPESLRVLGRQRNRWHRGLIDTLFRHRKMLFNPRYGAVGVLGMPYFFLFEFLGPVVELAGYVAFAAGLFLGVINLPFAIAFFLAAIGLGVLLSTAAVFLEELRLERYPRWRDLLKLTFYGILENFGYRQINTLWRALAIVSFARKNTEWGAMERKGFDEGEADGGIKYTPGKDEKRAETAPETVREPTRRSE
- a CDS encoding diguanylate cyclase domain-containing protein, translated to MKILVAEDDAVSRTILKRAVEKLGHECLVAEDGRSAWETFCAQPCVDVIISDWMMPDVDGLELCRMIREEERGARGRAYTYFIFLTALGDRDHLLMGLEAGADDYLSKPLDRDELGMRLISADRVTELHRKLAFQNDELENLNRMLFEQSRQDPLTRLGNRLRMREDLEVLQSRAERYGHDYAVVLCDVDFFKAYNDRYGHLAGDDALQKVSQTISASLRGGDTAYRYGGEEFLIVLPEQSVEMAVGIADRLRHTVEDLGIPHESNPPGNVVTISAGVAAFSSAGAPDDLLKEADAALYAAKRAGRNRVSTGE
- a CDS encoding HEAT repeat domain-containing protein produces the protein MLWTIAVMGVLNVLMVLLTLGVKMSRTVKQRGLEARAATLEAALDESLLTGRADPELLNLKGRDMDLLAARLIEYLTLLTGSQRERLIELAREAGLVRRFFWRLRSRNRWRKAQAAEGLGYLGGPEAVPQITQLLSYEDETVRAVAARALARIGTPEAAASLSQTLNDPSELTRLRMAENLERIGAVATASLVETLDAGNPRARVLAARVLGNLRAADARPALRETLTGPDDEVPIDLKAQATLALGKIGDPEDVPVLVKASESEEWPVRAQAANALERIGEASTIPALRRLTLDQEWWVRLNASRALSNMGPAGEAALVSVLEGEDRFARDRAASSLEARGVIRRAAEALDQPGERGENARRMIRAMTRAGATRYLGRLAETMPEGETRLELNRILNGQGEGAEQGPTVPPPDVTTETPDGLPGPDLPRLDRRPAAETSEVGDVVSLQKALPGKAGPSTPHPGGSSGSSLVVRENTPLVAVSGGAARDVVQTDVRRTPESVERGKKRIVVSVIAVSITAMSVVALSGGLRRRAKQAYAHIRESLIKVRP
- a CDS encoding transporter suffix domain-containing protein; amino-acid sequence: MTGPWDPKEGGAKPHGDEKSGPARVVGIGLLAFAVLMWISAPAVLLLPLSGGQKLWMGTALLVAGEVAFWVSAFVLGREVFRRYRGRLDPRRLWGRG
- a CDS encoding response regulator transcription factor, giving the protein MDTNGIKILAADDDRIVRRIVVAKLTGLGYDVTEAQDGQEALDILESGNIPDLLITDSLMPRVGGLELVRNVRKSQNAAVASLPVIMLTSRQGERDIIEGLETGLDDYVTKPFSPDELAARVRTALWRARR
- a CDS encoding NUDIX domain-containing protein, yielding MRADLVSGILPVRADGRMLLLQRPAGTWEPPAGRLSTGETFETGAVRELYEETGMLVAPQRILATWVGEAPSGGALAAVTFIGRAEGDEVRLSHEHLDHRWVTLDEWLGLPSWWSPENVRRVAGPLEALREAPLPKPAVPVGGGDSGVVNAVLGAGVVITDLEEPRPRALLMRRRKPPVGLWENPGGVLEPGEDFEACARREAGEETGLKVEGPLRPWWTRVEPWKAPDDTELYAGVGFLARHPGGEVELEGAAHDAHLWATEEEWRGLRTWYTEEDSDRLWAEIRELHR